One window of the Petroclostridium xylanilyticum genome contains the following:
- a CDS encoding MFS transporter encodes MNFNKPAELPLKLHEQLDNSRRRQILAAVATGTFMSALDSSVVNIALPKIGAYFKAPLSIIEWVVMAYLLIISSLLLTYGRMGDMYGHKKIYITGFIIFTAGSLLCGMVPTIAVLIISRGIQALGAGMLMSMGPAIITDTTPPQQRGKALGVNAVAVAVALTTGPIVGGFLTSQFGWQSIFYINLPVGVIGIIWASKVIPDSIEREVQPFDIKGAVVIFLALTSLLVPLSYTEQFGWKNPYIIAALVMGFMLLLLFVYIEKRTAYPMVDLALFKNRLFSMSNVSALLNYMAQFSVILLMPFYLQQLRQLPPSEAGLMLIPMPLTTMLVAPISGAMSDRFDSRYISSIGMGIVALGTWQLSNLNISSTNFEIVIGLATVGLGSGMFQAPNNSAIMGSVPDNRRGIASGMLATMRNIGMVLGVAVSGAIFSNHMGYLYKVLSQKGITGVELRNQAFTGAFHLAYIMASILAWVAVVTSLARGSTKLEKKI; translated from the coding sequence ATGAATTTTAATAAACCTGCGGAATTACCACTTAAACTTCATGAACAGCTGGATAATAGCAGACGAAGACAAATCCTGGCGGCAGTAGCAACAGGGACATTTATGTCTGCCTTGGATTCCAGCGTGGTGAATATTGCACTGCCTAAGATCGGCGCTTATTTTAAGGCCCCTTTGTCTATTATTGAATGGGTGGTTATGGCCTATTTGCTTATCATAAGCAGCCTTCTTCTTACCTATGGAAGAATGGGAGACATGTATGGACATAAAAAAATTTATATAACAGGTTTTATTATATTTACAGCAGGTTCCCTGCTTTGCGGGATGGTCCCGACTATTGCTGTTTTAATTATTTCCCGTGGTATTCAGGCCTTGGGGGCGGGGATGCTAATGTCCATGGGGCCGGCGATTATAACAGATACCACACCTCCGCAGCAGCGGGGTAAAGCGCTGGGAGTGAACGCTGTAGCAGTTGCAGTAGCCTTAACGACAGGACCTATCGTAGGAGGTTTTCTCACTTCACAGTTTGGATGGCAGAGTATTTTTTATATTAATTTGCCTGTTGGGGTAATAGGTATAATATGGGCAAGTAAAGTTATACCTGACAGCATAGAACGTGAGGTACAACCTTTTGACATAAAAGGAGCGGTTGTTATCTTTTTGGCATTAACCAGCTTATTAGTACCTTTAAGTTATACCGAGCAGTTTGGCTGGAAAAACCCTTATATTATAGCGGCATTGGTAATGGGTTTTATGTTGTTGTTGTTATTTGTATACATAGAGAAGCGCACAGCTTATCCTATGGTAGATTTAGCATTATTTAAAAATCGTCTTTTTTCCATGAGTAATGTATCGGCGTTATTAAATTATATGGCTCAATTTTCCGTTATACTGCTTATGCCCTTTTATCTGCAGCAGCTCAGGCAGTTGCCACCGTCGGAAGCCGGCTTAATGCTTATTCCCATGCCGCTTACCACCATGCTGGTTGCTCCCATTAGCGGGGCAATGTCTGACCGTTTTGACAGCCGTTATATAAGTTCTATAGGTATGGGGATAGTTGCCCTGGGAACCTGGCAGTTAAGCAATTTGAATATCAGTTCCACTAACTTTGAAATCGTCATAGGCCTGGCAACTGTAGGGCTGGGATCCGGTATGTTCCAGGCACCTAACAATAGTGCAATCATGGGGAGTGTTCCTGATAACAGGCGAGGTATCGCATCAGGCATGCTGGCTACCATGCGGAATATTGGTATGGTCTTGGGGGTAGCTGTATCGGGGGCAATTTTTAGCAACCATATGGGTTACCTGTATAAAGTACTTTCACAAAAAGGTATAACAGGTGTTGAACTAAGGAATCAGGCATTTACAGGTGCTTTTCACCTCGCTTATATTATGGCCTCCATATTAGCCTGGGTAGCTGTTGTAACTTCACTAGCCCGTGGTTCAACAAAATTGGAAAAAAAGATTTAA